CTTTGAAGTTTGTGGGACAAGTGTGCATGTGAAGAGTCTGAGAAACTCATCAGATTATTAGTGTAAGGTACGCTTCCGATTCTCGTAGCTAATAATTGTTACTACTTACTGGTAATATAGATACATCCTACACCTGAGGCAGAAACAGTGAGGTATGGAATGACATAACGGagtgtgtgtttttttgttgGGTAGGGCCAAAGTTCAAAAGCAAGCATGCAATTAGCCGTGCTAGGAAAGAAATTATAAGGCACTAACATTAATTGAATTGACGAGTCATACACAATTAACGGGTTCGTGAAATTTTGTCAGAGGCCAATTGATAGGTCTATGTGAATTGTGAGAAATAGATGGAGAAATAGTAATATTGTAGTACTCATTCAACTGTGCCTTGTAATCAAATTACATATAATCATAAATTTGGATGAAGCTTTAAGACCCACTAAATTTtggattgaaaattaattttataattgattcaaagattaaaatttatgaaaatatatagattttatcGGATAGCTAAAAATCCTAATTATCAtagttgaaatataaaaaaaaatgtatgaagcTTGATACTTTTTTCTTAGGAAACCTTTTCTTTTGTACATGATATCTTGAGTATTTTCtacttagttttttattttataaaatgtttactttaatctgatttttttacaaaatttaaaaataaatcctcttataaattttaaaagcaaaaatttgattaattattaaaaaaaattagttcaattgattgaacaaaaggtataaattattataaatctttatttaattgattattatggactaaaaaaaagttgattgaGGTGGACGATACATTAGGTCTAAAAAATGTTTACACATTTTGGCACTAGGTGTAATATAATGAATTAATCCGGGTATAAATATTAGTGATACAAATAAAAAGATTCAGAAGATATGGTTGGATTTTGAGGGACACCACAGAGGCGTTTTGTTCTTTAGCCTAATTCTAGGAGTTATAGACGTATAGTTGAACAGTAGCATCACGTGCAAACCATACAGTTTGGCATATTTAATGGGAACAGTTAAAGCATGTTCTACCTCAGCACAAACCCATATCATGCATTGCTGCCTAAATCATATATAAGTTTAGAATAAGGCATTAATTTTCTTGAGGTacgaaattttgttttaaagaactattttctctcaataaatatttttccatatacacaaatctaaaaataaaatctctcGAGAGGAGGACATAGTTATCTACGTTATGTTGGTATTTTGGCGGAGGAGATTGAAAAGGACATGACGAGTATTTGAGAGACCATaaagaagtaaaataatatttgctcTGGTCAGTTTTGATTTGGCAATGACTTGATTCACATGAAGATGGTTCAAGTGGCAATATCCGCATGTGTCTCAGATTTAACAATTGGCATGGCTCCACCTATAGTTAGCTAGTTATTATTAATAACTTTGATGAGTGAGGACGACTTGTGATGTGGGATAATTGGCGTTACATTGACGCCCCACACAATGGTACCAGACCAGTAACATGGGGTACGTAAGTTCATCATTTCTTCATTATGCCTTTTACCAAGGGGagtgttttgacttttgacccAGAGGGAATCTTAAGTTTCTCAGTATATTTTAACCATATCAAATACATTTGTaccattctaaaataattatgactctcacaaaaatatgattcttaaaataataattcttaataAGTAAAAACATCTTGCATTCTAGTCTTTAATTCTTTGGAATGGGAATGAAGGAGAAGTAAAAGAGTTGAACAAAAAGGTCGATAGGGGCTGGCTGGTCCCGGGCCTAGGGGTGATAACCCAGGGCCCACAGCTTTAAGgggccaaaaaaattatataaatttttggtaaattttttatattattaatttatgctatatttataaatacattGAAGTAATTGTATCCTCTTATGAGttttatatatcaaattaattatgaaatataCTTTCCTGTtggtttttttcttaatatgttgcgttcataaattcattttaaaaaaatctctagCTTATTACAATATGTCAACATGTAATGAACATGATAATAGATAAACTTAAAGATTCtttttttcaacaatataaaaaatacaaactaaaaatcaaattataaagaatctcttatattataaattaaaatctcaCTCTTAATCAAAGATTTTCAacactaaaatatttatcatgagcTATTTACAAACCAAACAGGCACcaaaaacacaaatttatagggactaaactcatattcaattttttttttatcttgttgaAATCTTATTTTGTTCAAGCACGACCCTTTCATCTTGTGAAATATAAGTTTCATATCAAATATTAAgggtatgtttatttttttcattgtttttgttATGGTGTGCGTTCAGAGACAAATCTACCAATTTAACGCAAAAGTAATGATCTTAATTTGTTGGTTAAATTACTTTTGATCACACcaatattttccaaaatatacACTAATTAAATCAACTTTTGTTGGTTTCAAAATTCATTGTAGTACGGGTAAGTTGCTACCATATATTAAAGTCATGATTTGATTGACTTCTACCCATGTCTCCATTATTTGCATCACACCAAAGTCATGACTCCAAACATTGAAGTCTGATCAATGTATtgtcataaaaatgataaatagagGGGAATGGGTTTGCAATTCGTACGTCACGAAGCTCCCATTCTTCGGAGTAGATATATAACCACTAGTATATAGAAGCAGCAAGGTCATGCATAGATGAATAAGATTTTGCAAATTATAAGTTCCTAAGCCAGTTGTGGAAGTTGGACAGAAAACACGTAATCAGAAAACATTGTTGCAGCAAATGTTGATATGTATGTTCAGGTTCAACTaaaccaaacacaaatagcCGCAATGCAACTCATCACATTGACAAGTCAATTGGATAAACAGGTCAAGCTTATCCTTTTTCGCTTTATTGAATGCATATCAAAATTATGCATGTCAACAACAAGCAAAATTGTTCGTTAATAGTTTCACATGGAGAGGTTGATGTAGTAGTACACAGAAAAATTCAACCAAAAGTTGAATCACATTGTTTATGTGATTGACAATTTGATTTATTGAGTTCAACAACTGAGTGGGGTCACATTTATTTTCGAGGGAATTGGCTGGCGtctaagtggttaaactttgcCAAAAGTTAGTTAATTTGACTTTGTTAGCATAATGATGAAGATTGTAATAGTCTTAAGTTCTTAATAGTGTGTTCCGTTAACTTGTAAAGGACGTATAGTTGCATTTTTGTCCCAAGGGAAAgtagtgtgtttttttttttttttcttttttacggCCAGTAGTAGTGTTTCTTTTGTTCGTGTGTGTATTGGAATTGTAATTGTTTTAAGAAGAGAAAAACTTCCCTCAATGTAAGATTGTTTTGGACATTCgtttgcttttttttatatcaaattttattaaagttgAACAGACTATATAAtccaatatttcttatttttacatttaaaagtatattttacatcaattttatcatatatatatcaatggacttttaaatagttttagtttaatataagattttgcagctgataaaagaaaatataagattttgcGGATATTGTGTATATCATAAGAACTTTCAACCGaatattaattttcaaataaaattttctatcaaaaagttattaaataagACAATAATTGATATACTTCgtactaatataattttttgtttttttctccattttctctgtattttctaaaatttaacatCTATACAATAATtggatttatgatttttatattttaaacaatcTAATGACATGTAAAtcatctaaaaataaataattcgtCATTGGAGATgctataattgaataaaatgtctTAACTTTAGAAAAAAGTTAGTTCTTTTAGATATCCGTCCCACaagtttttttatgattatcaaTCCGTCCCCATAACTTTGAAGTATAGTCTACCGGGAAGGCTTGATTGTTGTTTAATTGTACAAGTAGCCCAACAGTAAGTCACTGTCACTCTATGTTTAATGAGAACTTGATTCGGAATTTATTGGCGAAGAAGGAAAACTGTGCTAAACTTTTTTAATACACTAAGTGGGGTAACTTCATTGGATAACTTCCATAAACAACTGGTAAGCACAACCTATTCTCTTTAACAAATATTGACAAATGatgttttttattagaaaatattattacttCATGGTGATTTTTATGTTACCAtcaacatgatttttaattataaaaaagaattattaataTTAGTGTTGTAAGAACGTTCAATAACAATACCGTGTATAATTAATATCTTTTTCTAATGAGTGTTTCCTATAGACTGAAACCAATTATGgtgtttaaattttgtatgatgcTGGAAAAGAACTTCGAGAAAATCTTATTCTCCTACCTTAAAAAATCCCAATATTGACACAATATGATCAGTGCCACCTAAATGTGGCATACAACTGAGAACACAGAAATGAGGAAGCACCCAAAGTCATATGAAAGCAAGGGAAAAAGTAAGGGCTAAAGAAACTAACACTACTTTGGCTCTATCATGGAAGCAAAAGGAAGGCATAGACATCCATTAAACCAGAACCGAAAATACATTGAGAACAAATTGGTAAGGCCTATATATGAAAGGCAAAGACATCTAGTCTCTTTTTGTTTCAGGCATGCCACTGAATTTGGTCACTTTTGCTATCTACAATTTTCCAGTGTTTTTTCACACCGTGTAGTGCTGCTGGATTGTATCAATGTCCAAACCCTTCAGCTTCACCACAGACTCAACGTGTCCCTTCAGTGTGTGAAGCTCACGAAGCCTGAAAGCATAGGTGCAATAGAAAGAAATTCCATGCATTAATAATAAAGACATAGAATATAGAATGATAAATATTTCAGACTAATTTCTATGCCCtgccaatataatttttttatattatcaatcagAAATCATGATaggtataacttttaaaataattattattataaaaatcaactaACTTACCATACATAACAATTTGTGATTATATTATAGTTTAAAATCTTTTTAAGTTGCAATAGACTATGATTTCATATGTCCAAGGACTCAAGGGTGTGGTTGCTTACCTTGCAACTTCAGCTCTTCTCTTGGCCTGCTCAGCAATCTCAGAGAGTTCTCTATAACTGTTCTTCTCATTGAAAATGCCAGAAGTTTCTGGTGGTTGAAGTCCATGCAGGGTTCTCTGAGCATGAGCCCATTGAGCTTCCCTCTCCTCCTTACCATAGTctttcttggtggtgaaggCAGTCTGTgacacattttgaaacagccAATTCAAAACAATGTCATGAAAACGTTCACCATTAGAGAGACAAAACTAATAAACAAATGCATACCTTGTTTTCTAGCATGTTTACCCAAGCCTTGCCACTCAATATGTAACGGGTGGCAAACTTCATGACATCAAGTGGAATATAGAAGACAACACTGTAAAGCCAGATGACTCCTGCCCAACCCCAACCAATTCCTTTCACCTTTGCAAAGCCCCAGTCGGCATACACTGCTATGATTGTAGCAATCTGCAACAAGGAAGACCATATTGTCAAAATATTGTTCCACCCTTCTCTGATTTTAGTTGCATGCCTACAAACAATTCAGGGAAATTAAATGGAGCATCAGGCTTACCAGCTGAGCAATAACGAAAGCGAAAACTAACAGCAATCCAGGGCGTTCAATAAAGGACCAGCTTCGAGAACGGGTTACAAATATCAAAGCCTGGCTGACTATACTGACTTGTAAATACAAAGCAGACATCATTTCATCATGAGTCAAGTGTCTAACTCCAAATTTGTCCTGCAAAAATAATCAAGGTGGTGTTATTTATTTGACACAAAATATGGACTTGAATATATGCCTGTTGAATATTTCTTACGGGGAAGAAATCGGTTTCTTTCATTGCCCAGAAGAATATGACAGTCATCAGCGCCAAGTAACTTCCAAGTACAATCCCAGTAGCAAATATTTCTTGCAGTTTCCAGCTATCAGGCAAGGGAGATGGTTTCACCCTGTCCTTTGAAATTGTcatgattgttcctaatagtaTGACATTATTGTGTCAGAATTTCATAGGCATGAAGAGAACTTGAGTATAATTCAGAGGAATATGTGCTAAAAGCATTTGCCTTACCATCATTGAGAATGGCAATGATCAAAACCATGAAAGGAGAGAAGTCAAATTTCCAGATCAGTGCTATGAACATGAAGCCAAACTGCATTCATAAAATGAGAGAAGCCAAACTGATGAGTATTCACTCATTCCTTATCATGATGAATTACGTATAATCATAACATACTTTTCCACTTACCACTATACGGATAGTAATAGATACTGCATATATCTGAAATacaaagaaaacaaagcaaaCAATGTCAATTTAGAAAAAGCTACAAACAAAAGAGATTATATTTATAAAGGAAGAAGACAGCAACCAACCGTGTAGTTTTTCATTCTCTGGAAAATAGCCCTGCTAGTTAAGACTGCACTAATAATAACACTCAAACCAGGTTCTGTCAAGACAATATCAGAAGCACCTCTTGCAGCATCAGTTGCATCAGCAACAGCGATTCCTATATCAGCCTTCTTCAAAGCCGGAGCATCATTGACACCATCTCCAGTCATTCCACAGATGTGCTTCCTCTcttgcaacttctttacaattTCATATTTGTGCTCTGCAGGTATAAATAGGAGATAATGAGGACAGAAGAATACCATTTAGGTGAAGGagagaaagtgaaagaaaaaataatcattgcCATGAACTGGTAGAGAGTGTGAACCTGGAAATACTCCAGCAAAACCATCTGCCTTCTCAATCAGCTCTTCTACTGGAAGTGCAGCAATGCTTGCATCTTTGTCTTGACCAAGCAAGGAAGCAGATGGATACATATTAGTTCCCATCCCCAGTCTTCGGCCGGTCTCCTTAGCTATGGCAAGTTGATCACCTGGAGAGTAGAACAGAATTCAGGATATTAAGCTGAGCATGCTTGACAATAAATCCCATTTCATTGAAGAGACTATTTgaaaaacagaaactgaggaaATGAGTTGGATTACTTACCAGTAATCATCTTGACATTTACACCAAGATGCAGAGCTCTACGAATAGTTTCAGCACTGTCATGTCTAGGGGGGTCAAACAGTGACAACAAACCAACAAACTGCCATGGAGCACCAGcgctttcttttgttttctcggGAACTTCCTGCAGAAGTAGCGCAGAAAGACCAAGGGAGCTTAGTTAATGGAAATGCAAAGTTTCAAAACACAAACTTCAAACGTGAAGATGCTGTAAAAACCTGTCTAGCGACAGCAAGTGAACGAAGCCCTCTCTCGGCAAACTTGTCAATAATAGCATGAACCTTCTTCTTTGCATCGTCCCTGAGGTTACACAAGGTCATGATCTGTTCACCAAGTAAACCACATTAGCATCAAAATAATAGACAGAAAACTAAGTAATTCTGAAAAAACTGGGTCACGAGGTTACCTGCTCAGGAGCACCTTTGCTTGCCCGGTGCCAATTTCCATCAGCATCAATGTAAGTCAAAGCAGTTCTCTTGTCAACAGGATTAAATGGTAAGAAGTGCACCTCTCTTACCGCAGCCCTTGCCTACACAAAGCATTAATTTTCTCAACACAAACAATCGCATCAACATTTTTGAACAATTAACTGATATAGAAACTGATGCAATTGAAGACAAGTTAATACCTCTTTTGGATCAGCAAGCATTCCAACAATGGCAGCATCTATTGCATCCTGGTTTTCAGTCCTGGAAGCCCTTGCAGCAAGAAGGATCACATGATCCTTTTCCACACCCTTTGCGAAGACCTCAATCAAGTTCTTGTCAACACTCAGCTTGTTAAGTGTGAGTGTACCTGTCTTGTCACTGCAGAGGACATCCATACCAGCCATTTCTTCAATGGCAGTCATTCTCTTGGTGATAGCACCCTGCTGAGAGAGTCTGTGAGAACCAATGGCCATTGTCACAGACAACACAGTGGGCATAGCAATGGGAATTCCTCCAATCAAGAGGACCAAAAGGTTGTCAATTCCATCTCTGTACTTGCGGTGCTGAATCGGGTACATGACTATGATCTCAGCCAACATACCAACTGCAATGGAACAAATACAGAAGTTTCCAATTGCTGTAAGCACTTTCTGGAAATGCCCAACTTGGTTGGTACTATCCACCAGGTGAGCTGCTTTCCCAAAAAATGTGTGGACACCAGTCGCAATGACAACAGCTTCAATTTCACCTTGTTTACAAGTTGAGCCAGAGAAAACTTCTTCTCCAGGACCCCTAGTTACAGGAAGTGACTCTCCAGTCAAAGCGGATTGATCAACCTTCAAAGGATCACCCTCAAGAAGACGAGCATCAGCAGGAATGATATCTCCTAGTTTGATGCTTATGATGTCTCCAGGAACTAGAATTGCCGCTTCTTCCTCAGTCCACTTACCATCTCTAAGAACCTTCAATAATGATAATTGAGTCAGTCATTAAAACATGCTTAAAATTGTTACTTCTAATTGCACAAACAGTTCAAAATAGTATATAAAACAATAACACATTATAGTTCATAAccatttttagttttgtttttcaacacATGAAATGTAAGAATTCTCAttaaacttcaatttgtattacCTTTGTCTTGGGAGCAAGACCAGCCATAAGAGCAGCAGCTGCATTACCAGCATTATTTTCTTCAATGAAACTGATGGTGGAGTTGATCACCAACAAGCAAACAATACCCACAAAATCTTGCCAATCTGGGGGCTTCCCATTCCCATTTGCAAGAGCAATTGCCATAATAGCTGCAGCTTCCATGACCCATGATAGAGGATTCCACATGAACCCAAGAAACTTGAGAAATTTGCTTTCCTATATCATTATAATTGTTACCAATCAGCATTTGTATTTTAATGATTGTATCATAAGCCATAGAGATATATTAGCCAATGTATcataatgaaaggaaaggaACCTTTTTCTCCTCTAGCTTGTTTGGCCCAAATATTTGAAGCCGATTGGCTCCTTCGTCCGAGGACAATCCTTCTCTGGTACATTTCAATTGCTG
This region of Glycine soja cultivar W05 chromosome 17, ASM419377v2, whole genome shotgun sequence genomic DNA includes:
- the LOC114392852 gene encoding plasma membrane ATPase 4-like, whose amino-acid sequence is MAADKAAISLEEIKNETVDLERIPIEEVFQQLKCTREGLSSDEGANRLQIFGPNKLEEKKESKFLKFLGFMWNPLSWVMEAAAIMAIALANGNGKPPDWQDFVGIVCLLVINSTISFIEENNAGNAAAALMAGLAPKTKVLRDGKWTEEEAAILVPGDIISIKLGDIIPADARLLEGDPLKVDQSALTGESLPVTRGPGEEVFSGSTCKQGEIEAVVIATGVHTFFGKAAHLVDSTNQVGHFQKVLTAIGNFCICSIAVGMLAEIIVMYPIQHRKYRDGIDNLLVLLIGGIPIAMPTVLSVTMAIGSHRLSQQGAITKRMTAIEEMAGMDVLCSDKTGTLTLNKLSVDKNLIEVFAKGVEKDHVILLAARASRTENQDAIDAAIVGMLADPKEARAAVREVHFLPFNPVDKRTALTYIDADGNWHRASKGAPEQIMTLCNLRDDAKKKVHAIIDKFAERGLRSLAVARQEVPEKTKESAGAPWQFVGLLSLFDPPRHDSAETIRRALHLGVNVKMITGDQLAIAKETGRRLGMGTNMYPSASLLGQDKDASIAALPVEELIEKADGFAGVFPEHKYEIVKKLQERKHICGMTGDGVNDAPALKKADIGIAVADATDAARGASDIVLTEPGLSVIISAVLTSRAIFQRMKNYTIYAVSITIRIVFGFMFIALIWKFDFSPFMVLIIAILNDGTIMTISKDRVKPSPLPDSWKLQEIFATGIVLGSYLALMTVIFFWAMKETDFFPDKFGVRHLTHDEMMSALYLQVSIVSQALIFVTRSRSWSFIERPGLLLVFAFVIAQLIATIIAVYADWGFAKVKGIGWGWAGVIWLYSVVFYIPLDVMKFATRYILSGKAWVNMLENKTAFTTKKDYGKEEREAQWAHAQRTLHGLQPPETSGIFNEKNSYRELSEIAEQAKRRAEVARLRELHTLKGHVESVVKLKGLDIDTIQQHYTV